A DNA window from Camelina sativa cultivar DH55 chromosome 17, Cs, whole genome shotgun sequence contains the following coding sequences:
- the LOC104759014 gene encoding transcription factor MYB86-like, translating to MKRHSCCYKQKLRKGLWSPEEDEKLLSYITKHGHGCWSSVPKLTGLERCGKSCRLRWTNYLRPDLKRGAFSSEEQDLIVELHAVLGNRWSQIAARLPGRTDNEIKNLWNSCIKKKLRQKGIDPITHKPLSDVYKDTNISDNHNSTSFSSKSNQDFFVKEPSDYSDYLAFEKFNSNSVSIVNSLSPVSLTQFNTDGSVSTTGFETQICVKASIVLLPPPDNTISGEDHVQVTEPTWESNCGTASHLDNPGLEEIKWSDEYLNESLLSNPVYVKSETDFNANISFPWSQNQNQACDVFPKDLQRMAFSFGETL from the exons ATGAAGAGACATTCTTGCTGTTACAAACAAAAGCTGAGAAAAGGTCTTTGGTCTCCTGAAGAAGACGAGAAGCTTCTTAGTTACATCACCAAACATGGCCATGGTTGCTGGAGTTCTGTCCCTAAACTCACCG GTCTCGAGAGATGTGGAAAGAGCTGTAGACTCAGATGGACCAATTACTTAAGACCTGATTTAAAAAGAGGAGCTTTCTCTTCAGAGGAACAGGATCTCATCGTCGAGCTTCACGCTGTTCTTGGAAACAG ATGGTCACAAATTGCTGCGAGGCTTCCTGGGAGAACAGATAATGAAATCAAGAACTTGTGGAATTCGTGTATTAAGAAGAAGCTGAGGCAAAAAGGTATCGACCCTATTACACATAAACCTCTCTCCGATGTTTATAAAGACACAAACATAAGCGACAACCACAATTCCACAAGTTTCTCCTCAAAAAGTAATCAAGACTTCTTTGTCAAGGAACCTTCTGATTACTCGGACTACTTAGCGTTTGAGAAGTTCAACTCCAACTCTGTTTCAATCGTCAATTCGCTCTCGCCCGTGAGCCTTACGCAGTTCAACACCGATGGTTCTGTCTCAACTACAGGTTTTGAGACACAGATATGCGTCAAAGCCTCGATTGTCCTTCTTCCTCCCCCAGACAACACTATCTCTGGGGAAGATCATGTACAAGTGACAGAGCCTACTTGGGAATCAAACTGTGGAACCGCAAGCCACCTCGACAATCCCGGTCTGGAAGAAATTAAATGGTCTGACGAGTATCTGAATGAATCGTTACTCTCTAATCCGGTTTACGTGAAATCAGAGACAGATTTCAACGCCAACATTTCGTTTCCTTGgagccaaaaccaaaaccaagctTGTGACGTGTTCCCCAAGGATCTTCAGAGAATGGCCTTCTCGTTTGGTGAGACCCTTTAG
- the LOC104760094 gene encoding LOW QUALITY PROTEIN: putative F-box protein At1g57580 (The sequence of the model RefSeq protein was modified relative to this genomic sequence to represent the inferred CDS: deleted 1 base in 1 codon): MDSLPWHLLEEILFRIDHRSLAMMQCTNRSLQSHISKNPNFDYEYFTRVRSSLLCVCPVNYGSRFLCYDHIYGTSRSPRRKETLMKCHLLGYSSGLLLLFYYGGLYVVNPLTKKFRLLNNCRSHIDPLQRRPQQKLGFAVDQIDRTTKSFKIVIINEGSLHWLRTDGSIVAFNPKTEKARLIPIRFPKELRPRTLFTAADNNLTLISATEKVTYVYALENILSDPKWVLVKQIPNGVLDVKRLIRWYPEAYDGKCLVLRRDVASKKSYYEKVVHVYEMRANKWEVIGSTPVYFHSVLDFYQFTPSLSSVIGLDD; this comes from the exons ATGGACAGCTTACCTTGGCATCTACTCGAAGAGATTCTCTTCAGAATAGACCACAGATCTCTGGCCATGATGCAATGCACAAATAGATCTCTTCAATCTCATATAtccaaaaaccctaactttgaTTACGAATACTTTACCCGGGTCAGATCCAGTTTGCTATGCGTTTGCCCAGTAAACTATGGATCCCGTTTTCTCTGCTACGACCACATTTACGGCACTTCTAGGTCACcgagaagaaaagaaacctTGATGAAGTGTCATCTTTTGGGCTATTCCTCTGGCCTTCTTCTACTCTTCTACTACGGTGGCCTCTACGTCGTAAATCCTCTCACAAAAAAATTTCGATTGTTGAATAACTGTAGGTCACATATTGACCCTCTTCAACGACGTCCTCAACAAAAGCTAGGATTCGCGGTTGATCAGATTGATCGAACCACC AAGAGTTTCAAAATCGTCATTATAAACGAG GGATCTCTTCACTGGTTAAGAACCGACGGAAGCATCGTAGCTTTCAACcctaaaacagagaaagcaCGACTGATTCCAATCAGGTTCCCCAAAGAACTTCGTCCTAGAACGTTGTTCACAGCCGCAGATAATAATTTAACCTTGATATCGGCGACTGAAAAAGTAACTTACGTTTATGCACTCGAGAACATTCTTAGTGATCCCAAGTGGGTCCTCGTTAAACAAATTCCAAACGGAGTACTGGACGTTAAGAGGCTAATTAGGTGGTACCCGGAGGCTTACGATGGAAAGTGTTTAGTCTTGCGCCGCGACGTAGCGTCTAAGAAGAGCTACTACGAGAAAGTGGTTCATGTGTACGAGATGAGAGCTAATAAGTGGGAGGTCATAGGTTCGACTCCAGTGTATTTCCATTCAGTTCTAGACTTTTATCAGTTTACACCGTCGTTGTCTTCGGTGATAGGACTTGATGACTAA